TTTTGCAACACTTCAAACTGATTCATCATGTCATGATCTTCATGAACTGTGTTATGGCAGTGTTGCATGTATTTGCCTGTATTGGGACCAAATTTACCAATTACCCTAACTGATTCATTTTCCCCAACATAGAAAACATCTTTCCAACCAACTTCATATGAAAATGGCGCTTTCCCATTACGGTCAAGAATCTGACAGTCGATTAGGTGCAGATGTATAGGATGGAACCAACCACCTGAATTGTTATACAAACGCCAAATTTCGACATCTCCAAACTGGGGAGCAGCATCAACTCGATTAGCATCCCAGATTTTACCATTAGTCACCCACAAACCATTAGTCCGTTCATATCTAAATTCTCTGGTGCGGACAGCTTGAGAAGCTAGCAAGGGAGTAAAAGTACGTAACTGACTTGGTATTGAACTGTCATCAGTCGCATCTCGTACGACGTCAAAACGCATGATCTCATTTGTTCTACCAGAATAATCTTCATTATTTTTCGGGCTTGTGTTTTTCAAGACGATCTGTGTACCGATAGGATACTTAGAAAAGTCGATAACAAACTCGTATCGTTCTGCCATACCAAAACGGAAACTTTGTACTGCTACAGGTGCTGGCTTGAGTCCCGCATCTGTACCGATGACGATTAAAGGGTCGCCTGTGCTGAGTGAGAGCTGATAAGAGCGAGAAATAGAGCCATTCAAGGCACGGAAGCGATACTTGCATCTTGCTACTTCCATCCGTGGCCAAGGTATGCCATTGACTACAATAACGTCACCAAACTGGCTTTTTTCCCCTTGGTCATCAAAAATTAATTTGCCATTTGTGGCAAATTGCTTATCCTGGATAATTAATGGCACATCGTACTCCCCTTTGGGTAGGGGTAAATCAAGTTCAGTTTGATCTTGTACAATATACATTCCCGCTAGCCCCATATAAACGTTGCGGGCTGTAGCATGAATAGCGTGATCGTGATACCAGATTGTAGCAGCACGGTTATTGGGATAATAGTAATCTTTGTAATATCCTGGAAGGATAAGATCTTCAGCATAGCCGTCGTATTGTGGCAAAGACGCCATGCCGTGTAAATGCGTAGAAGTTGGTCTGCCTAAGCTATTGTTGATAAAGCGAACAACAGATTGTCTCCCTGCGCGTTGAATAATTGTTGGTCCAGGTGTAATTCCGTTATAGCTCCAAATCTCGGTTGATTTACCAGGCAATATTTCAACCTGAACCTTACGCATAGTAATTTGGTAATAGTCAGTCTGCGCATCACTTCGTACCGGTTGAAGCACAGGCGGTTTACGAAAGGATAGAGTAAATTTATTTGGAGCAGTTTGAGCATAGCCTATGCGTTCCCAACCTGCTGGAAGCAGCAAAGATCCTCCCGCAAGCGTTCCTAATTTTAGTGCTTCTCGCCTTGTTATTTTCATTATTCCTCTTAGTGTTTTCTCAACAGACTTCACAGCCTGCGAATTTCACAAGTAGATTTGCTTATGAAATTTTGTTAATCCTGCTTTATCTACGATGACGGATCTGGTATCACAGTGATGCCAAAGATATGTAAAAGTTATGTCTAAGTTTGGTAGAATTTGATGATTAAGACTCTTTGCTACACAGAATATTGATGAAACTCGCGTAAAGAGTCTACATATGTACAAAACAATAGGAAGCTTCTCCTACAACCTGTCTTAATTAATGGTTTTTAGATGGTGTTAGTACAATGACGATCTAATTCCACTGCCTAAAGATAAACTCGCACCAGAATGTCATTAACAAAACTGTGTTTTTGTCAACCAAACGCTTATGCAAAGAAATCTCACAAGTTCTATAAAATATTAGAAACTCGTTAGTCTATACATGAAAAAGTCATATCAAAAAATATACGTAATTTTCGTGTGTCAAATTGTATACATTAATCTGAAAATAACAAAAGTGCTTTATATGTATCTTTAAGAAATCAACAATATTGCAGCGATCGCCCAGCTCCAACCTTACTTAAAAATAGCAATTGCAATTCTCAATATCTGTGTATTGGTGCTGCTAAATATTATGAATAGTTGGATTTGCAAACACATCTAAACATGAAAACTGCTCAATCTGAGATCAGGTGAAATTGTGTTCATCTGCTAATAGCCTAGAGTCAGAATAAGATCAGTGAGATACCTCACTTGACTCAAAGCGGTTGTCCTTAATTGATTTGTGCTAGCACATTGTCTACGCAGCAAAAAACAGCAACGATCAACTTACTGATAGAAAACAGCAGTCCCACCAAACTTAGAAATATTGTATTTCTAGCTTTATCTGGTAGGACTTTCCTAGCGAAAACTTAGTTGCACATTGCATTATGATTTAATAATTTTACCCTGTATAAAGTTGTTTCACTTTACTCTTGTGGTAAAACATAATTCAACTGA
The sequence above is drawn from the Gloeocapsopsis sp. IPPAS B-1203 genome and encodes:
- a CDS encoding multicopper oxidase domain-containing protein, which translates into the protein MKITRREALKLGTLAGGSLLLPAGWERIGYAQTAPNKFTLSFRKPPVLQPVRSDAQTDYYQITMRKVQVEILPGKSTEIWSYNGITPGPTIIQRAGRQSVVRFINNSLGRPTSTHLHGMASLPQYDGYAEDLILPGYYKDYYYPNNRAATIWYHDHAIHATARNVYMGLAGMYIVQDQTELDLPLPKGEYDVPLIIQDKQFATNGKLIFDDQGEKSQFGDVIVVNGIPWPRMEVARCKYRFRALNGSISRSYQLSLSTGDPLIVIGTDAGLKPAPVAVQSFRFGMAERYEFVIDFSKYPIGTQIVLKNTSPKNNEDYSGRTNEIMRFDVVRDATDDSSIPSQLRTFTPLLASQAVRTREFRYERTNGLWVTNGKIWDANRVDAAPQFGDVEIWRLYNNSGGWFHPIHLHLIDCQILDRNGKAPFSYEVGWKDVFYVGENESVRVIGKFGPNTGKYMQHCHNTVHEDHDMMNQFEVLQNSLASQSGNIGQDPIAAARPKQLPAPPL